Below is a genomic region from Prunus persica cultivar Lovell chromosome G3, Prunus_persica_NCBIv2, whole genome shotgun sequence.
gcagaaaagaaaagaagttggAGATTCAGAAAGGCTGTACATGttgcttttttgtttccttttttttttgggtttttctggTTTTCCTGAACTGGGTGGGTTTTGCAATGGTGATGTTTAGGCTAGGCTATGCTAGGTAGGTACTGTTTTTTTGTGATCAAGTGCTTTGTAATGTTTTTCTATGCAATGCAATGTGATATAGCTTttagctttttttatttattttttacttggAATCTTTTGTTACTGTTTGTTTTGTGGAAATAATTTCCTATGTGACATTTTCTGGCTCAAaagggaagaaagaagagccAAAATAACAggaaaatgattttggtgaagtATTCACCAGAGGGGCCTTGTCTTAGTTTAGCCTaaactatttttgttttgtggatGTTCTTatcagttttgtttttattttttttttactttagtcttctttcttttgaactAGTTTGGAATGGATATGCCTCGCTTAGAATTTTTTCCAATATTAAAAAGATggtttaatttcaatttagtaCTCTCCAGTTGCACtctcgtttggtacaccgcattagactctggataggagtaaatagtctatgtcaggtgtttggtgtcaacttgtattatttaattacccgactattttatacgggttgggcttttaatactcttcttacctgactaactaatacaactCACACACCCcggtttagataatacacgcttaattatacggctagggaaaaagaacacgcgttctacaaaaaaaatcagacgCTCTTTTCATATTCTTCTCCCTAGGGTTGTTCTCTACTATCTTCTCCACAGGttttttcttcactcttctccaggtatccatctctcactctctctctttttcatactctctccaatatgctttatatatttcaaatttttagtggaaattaggttatgaatttttttttttggcattttttttaatcgaatgttttctttgtatgtGATATAGTGATTCGACGTTGTGAGAATATTTAGATTGTTGGTATTAAACAGAGTATTGCCAGTTTTcgtccaaaaacaaacaactgtGCTAGTGTTGATAGTTTAGttgaatacatacataccTGACGACTAGGAgagcaaaattacaaaattaaaattgtatgaacctgaattttgggaaccatttatttttctttgtcaattgctattagaaaagcaaagatggacttgtctattaatgaccaaattaaggcactactgctaattttggagaaagcaaGTGATGAAAAAACATTCCTGACATTGGATGGTGCTATGAGAAAAgcatttgttcttctcttacttGGGGCATGGGAGTTGTGATTCActctttgatgtagtttggtttatgaacaactttctcttttgctcTTATCACCTTAATATGTgatcactttgaattatacattatttggtactgtttttattaacttatgcgagtatgttggaatttttatgagatattacaattatgataatgggttatatgaaaaaaattcttggcaaaaacaattgaaaaaacaaatcttgtcatatgaatcttaccaaaaaaaaatttgtgtaatttgaatctcaatttccattaaaattatcaaagatttttattttttatttatatttataaatagtctGATCTGATGTTATCCGAAACATTaccaaacacagtataacttaGTCAGATTATTTATCCGGAACAGCACCAaacgccttataatattatgaataaatagtcagtactctccggaacagattaatactatccgacggaaattagtcagtacagtccgacgtaccaaacgagcccttaagatagattaatttcattttagtactcttcaatttaaaaaataaattaatttcaatttaagtACTTAGTCaataaaatacccttaaaacacaaaaatgtgAGACCTACGTGGCATATGAATGGAATGTCCTGGATTGAGACAAGAGTGAGTCAGCAAACCAAAGATATCTCAATCCACCTCCTCCTTAACCCTATCCCTTTATCCACCGCTAACCTTTTGAGATTCACATATTTTTTCCTATTTATCTTCTCAATCACCAAGCCAATTAGTAAATGATGTCGATAAATCTTTTTCCaaggcaaaaataaaaataaaaattagagtAGTATTATCTTccaccaaaaatataaaatcagcCTGGGAATTAAGCAATGCTTATGACAACCTTTGTTATCTACCACAAATTGCTTGTAGTTCTATAATGGTGAATGTTGAGCATGGTaaactaattttaatttgaaaggGGAGGAAAGGATGCCCAGCGACTGATTCTTTTGgctaattttattaattttcataagttttttattttatttttaaaatcagcGATATTGGATGATGTGAGAATCGAACCTAGTACCTCAAGTGTAAGAGTAAGTACTCTTAACAACTTGAGGTATAAGCCACTCTTAACAACTTGAGGTTAAAGCCCCTTGCATAAagttcatgtatatatattttttttgtctgaaAACATAAAGTTCATATTATTAGTTTAGTTTACATTGTGtgatttgatatttttttcaagtACAAGTGACAGTCTAAATTATAAGGGGATGaggatttctcacacatacacacactcTGCCACGGTGCCATAGGGTTTTGAACTTGAGACCAATAGTCTGCAAATCAAGGCCTTTTTTCACTGAACTAGACCCGATACCTGCgtaatttgattttttcaatcGCCATttgtttaacaaaaaatttcaccaCCTACTTTTactactattattatttttcatatacaAGCCATATTGAAAAGGGtattcaaacccaaaaattcgGTGACAGAGTAGCTACTCTTAACAACATGAGCTACAAACCTcacttgggtttggcatgaACGAATAGGCTGATTTTTATTAGCAGTATCTTGTAGTTAGTGATGTGGTGGTTCAAATACTTGTCAATTTCATCCTCACCTTATCCTTGTGAAATGCATCCATATCTAGAATTGTGTCAATACAAGTTTATGCATCTGAATAGCAAGTATAtccaacaattttaaaaataataaacaaatgcAAAGCAGAAAATTGAAGTTTGACTTTAGCATTACTGTTGGAACACTTAAAATCATATAATCATTGCAACATGATTTGAAGTGTGAAGAATTTTGATGGTCTGGGAGTTAAGGAAGTCAAGAGAAGAGTTAACAAGATTAGGATTTCTGTGGGCACATGCTCTCAAACCACAGGTATTCCTTGTGCTCAATCTTTTTCACCATGTTTGCTATGCCAACCCCACCTGTTCACAAACAAAAGCTATgtaaaacagaaaatccatatCTTGATCTGGACACATATGTAAAAATGACACATACCTAATGTCAATGCACTCACAAATATTGTGAGAGCCAGAATGAAGATGATCAAGGATGCTCTTCCTAATGCTTTGATCACCTTTCCTACTAAATATTGCCCCATGATCGCGGAAACGATAGCAACAGCAGCAAAGTAGAGAGCTGCAGAAGAATCACAATGAAATAAAAGCCCACATTTATGACTAAGTTGAAGATAGAAATCATCTTCTAGACTTATTGACAGAGAAACTTGAATGGTTAAGAAATTTACCATATGGAATTGGAAACCGTTTTAGGAGGTAGTATTCTACCACAGACATGGATGAAGAGAATGTCATGATAAATGTGGCTGTGGCACTTGAAACCTGCAAATGTAAGGAGGATTTAAAGGTGTCCAGTAATTTCCTAGAAAGTTTCTGATGGATAGCTTTTCCCCTTTGAGGGGTgcaaaaaaggaaatgaaaacaatGTGAATTGTActgtaattaataaaaaaaattgtaacttTCAAAGGAAACAAACTCAACTGCAGAACTTATCAAATGTTGAAGCATGAAATGTACCTGAGGAGGAATTCCCATCTCCAAAAAGACTGGGCCCATAATAAACCCTCCACCAAGACCAAGCAACCCACCAAGTAATCCAGCTACTATGCCAAAGGCACAATAAGAAACAAGCTTGTGCACTCTCCAGTTTGCACCACCTTCTCCCTTGGATTCAATTATTCTGCTCCCCTTGTATAGCTTAACTGCCTCATATGAAGTTATCCCCACGGTCACAGGAATCtgaacaaaaagaaggaagaaaaagttcCCATATGCTTAGGTTCTTATTTCACAATCATCATTTCCAGCCACAAGGAAGATAGCTTTCCTGATACAAGCAGCATGGAAGGTACCTGTAAGAGATTTAATATCCAATATACCACTGAACATTTCGCCGCGTAATTCTGTGCCAGCAAAAATGAATTTCTTATTAATCTGACTTCTTAGGGAAATTCCAAATAAATAAGCTATCAAGGAAAATCAACATCATATGTACTTGATTGAAACCTTAGCAATCTGCAATGCAAGTATTATGATCCAGACAATAACTATGACCCCAAGTTGCCTCCAGCCAACATTGTGAAGAATAGAAACCTGGGAAGGTCACAGAAGAAGTCAGTCCCTAAAACCATGCATAGAGTTTAGTTTGAAAATTCTaaccttctttcttttagtttcCTTGGTTTCAGTCGTGTCGTTGCCTACTTCTCCCGGGATAGTTATGTCTTCACTGCCAGCACCTAGTTAAGGAGCATGTTAGCCTGGAAAAACCTATAGATGACAGACGTGTAccagaaagtgaagaaatgaGTGACCAACTCACCTTTTGATTGCAAACTTTTGGAAGCATCCAGCAAATTCTGAAGAAATGAAACAAGGTGCAGTATTAGATGGACAACATGATGCAGAACATACAATCAGCCTAGAAAACAAGCAAATTTTAAAACTACCTTTTTTGTGATGGTTTCTTTCTTCCACGTCTCAACGCCTCTGAAGAACGACCTAGTTGATGTGCCTGCAGATATACATAATTAAGTTGTCCAAGTGCGAACAGGGAAGGATGCAGTTTAGAAAAGTGTTACCTAAGAGAACAATAATGAGTAAGATtgtgatcatccattcagaaAGAACAACATTCAAAGAAACTCCTATACTGATCCCCAGCACCAACATTGGTTGGAACAGAAGTGCAAGATCATAGTCAATGAGGGGCAACTCGAGTGTCGGATGCCTGAGCCTTAAATTGTAGAAGACAGTTGCAGCTGCTCCACTTGTGATCATACCTGACCAACCACACAGAAACATGCAAAATCAATTTTCCtgcttattattataattCTTTGGAATTTTATAAAACTAATGTATTTGAGTTCAGAAGAGGTGGCTTCCTCAGAAggtgaaaagggaaaaagctGTGATGAAAGTATTTACATTTTGATATTGCTGTTGATGATTTCTGATCAAAGCCAATAATCAAGGTGAGCATTGGAACAAAAAAGCCACCCCCACCAACACCTCCTACACTCCCAAATGCTGCCCCAAGGAATCCAATTATCGTTCCAACGGCAATTTTCCAGCCAAACCTCATTTCCTGTGACCCAAATTTCAATGAATAATGCACCACAACATTTCTTAGTAAGGATTATCTAGAGTGCCAGACCTTCTAAAATCTATtattaagaagagaaaaacaaatgagTCCATGCTTTTTGGCCTATTGGTAACAGAGAAGTTGTTTCTTTGATGATAAAACAGAGGAAGGTCGGAGGGAACAATAGGGAACGGAAATTGAGAAGTAAAAcagtatacataaatatataggCCCAACTTTTAACATGCTTAATCATTCTTAAGCAACATTTTCTCACCAGCCAAACAGTATTCAGCTTCACACAATCAGTCTAGAATCaccgaaaaaaaataatatatctgACAAAGTTAATGGAAATTGGACTTACAGGCCAGACATGCTTATAAACCACTCCACCGGGATGCGAAAGAAATTTGGACGCTCGGATTAAGTCATTAGATTCAACCTCTTCCCCAAGAGTCTGACTTGAAGGTTGCTGCTCCAAAATTTCTTGTGCTGAAACAAATACTAAAGCTAAAACAAGGTAAACCATTCCAAGCAACCTCAGACTCCACCAATTTGATCCGCTCCGAGCAGCCATCGGATACCTCAGAACTTCCTCCTCAAACCCAACAATCGAAACAGAACATTTATTCTAACAAATACTCATGGTTGAAACCAAAACCATGTTCTTGTACCAAGTTCTGCAGAATTTTAAAGTACTGTTAAGAGGAATACTAATCTCTAGACATAAGCAGTCAATTTTGGAATCTATTCTTGTGTTCAGAATTTTTCCTTGTAACTGTACACAAAAGTGgtactttctctctttgtcaaAAGTATAGTGGTAGCCCAGCCGTGGACTAGTCTCTCTCAAACTCCCAGCCAAGAAGACATTTCATGTTCAGATTGCATGCAGGAATTCCATGCATGAAAACAAGCTTGAGGTCTActaattcacacacacaccccGTCCACTTTCAACTACCAGTTGCCCGTCTGCTTCCCATGCCATGATAACTATTTTTCTGATGAAatcaggaaaagaaaaaaaaaaaagtagcaaCAAAAAAgactgtaaaaaaaattatgaaatgaagaatcaaattatttaaaccttgaatttctttgttgtaGAAACCCACTTAGCCCAGCATTATGCAGACACCAACTGACCAATATCTGTGATGCATCCaccatttttttcttgtttctttgtgtACACTGTTTTTGGTAGTCTTCACTGGCTATGGTTTTGGTTGgaacttttattttaatttatatattcttGTAGTTTTGGTGGACGGGAAACTTAATTGTTCTTTGTTTAATTGCTTGTGTTTTGgcgtttatttatttatttttatctggCTAGAAGTTATTATTTGTAAAAGGTGAAGGAGACGGAAGAACATGATGTGAAATGCATTTAATTTAGTGACCGACTTCTCCTTGCTTCCGAGCATCCCATCACATCAAGTTGGTTCACATCAACAAAATTCTGGTAAATTATTACCGGAagtatttagaaaaaaaagaaaagaaaaaaagaaagggaattcCATAAAACAAAAGGTAAATTGAAAGCTGTAAATTTTGGTCACTTTGCTTCCACAGGCCTTTTGGTCTAatgatatttctcttttatcaaattcaatgttttatgtttaaatattttctttctcatgtcATTATAGTACAAGGTTAAGACAACAGAATGAGAACAAGAAACACAAATCttggtttgtttgaaaaatcttcatCAATTGGATTTTACATACCTATGAGAAAAAGCAAATATCATTCTCAAGTGTCGCAACCACAAGATAAATGCCACATCCCGTATTGTTGTGTGGTAAATGCGAGACCACACAAAATGTATCAAGACTGTAGATGGGCTTCACCCATCCCAATTTGGTTTGGGCCATGTCTAGGTCATCCCAAATATCATGCACAACTCGAGACTCGAAGGTGACAGGACTTTTTTTCCAATCAGATCTTGATAAGGATTTGATCTAACCGCTTATCAAATATGATATTGATTTATAATTTGAAAACATAACATGTTACATTATCTAATAACATCATACGTTGAACATGTCAAATATTGCTCCGTCTTTTGTTGTCTTTGTTTCAAATTGTCTAAGCGTTGCCTCCACCAAAAAAAGATATTCAATTGTACCAATCAATGGAAGTACATGAAATCTCCCCACTCCCATTTTGTTGAAATGATTGGAGTGTCACCAAATTAATGGAAATTTACTTGGAACACGGCATGCAATTTTTCATGTGTTCTCATTATTAATTTTCTCAGTGGTCCAAACAGACTGcattaaacaaaatccaattttAGTCAAAGGCACCAAGAAAAAACTAACCCGTTCATATTTGCTTGATGTGATAGAGATATAAGGTAGCAAATAATTAAGGGAAGCTGTTTTGTCGATTGTGTGCATAACGTGAAGGATGAATCTTTGTCCATAGGAAGCCAGAAGCAACTTTGGCtgattttgtatattttgcttttgctGGTTTAAATTGTATATCCTGTTCAGGTTTTTAGCCCTTATACATAGCAGGATACAAGATGCTTTCTTTACTTGCATGATTTCACCATAAGAAaggaaattataataaaatcccataaatcATTAGGAAAGCAACTGATCatgcaaatttattttccaaatcTCAAAAGGTACAAGCCGAATTGCTGCTCAAGAATTTCAGGACAGTTGGTTTCTCTTCCCTCTCATGCTAGTGATAACTTGTAGGACCAGCTCAGTTGGTCCAAAAAAGGATCCAACTTTTGTTGTCAAATCAGAAGAATCTTGCAGCTTAGGGTTTGCGATGGTGGAAGTGGAAGCAGAAAGTCACTGAAACTAGGCATCATAAGTGCAGATGTTTTCAAATCCCATGTACTCTTTGTGCTCAATCTTTTCAACCATATCTGCTATTCCAACCCCACCTGTTTAAAAACACATTAAGCATCCATTAATCAtttggaggaaaataaaaagataccCTAATCCATTTCATGGGTAGGAAATGATCACTAACATAATGTATGAATGAAAACATACCTAATGATATTGCACTCACGAAGATTGTGAAGGCCAGAATGAAGATAATTATAGATGCTCTCCCTAAAATCATGACCACCTTTCTCACTACATGTTGCCCTACAATGGCAGAAAGTGTGGCTACAGCAGCAAGGTAGAGAGCTGCAAGACAAATCAAATAACACTGACTAAAGCCAACTTCAAATTATTGGAATAAGTTTTATCTTCCTACCATTCAACATTCTATAATTTACCAGAAACTTGAATGGCTACGATGGTTACCGTATGGAACTGGAAAACGACGTAGGAGGTAGTACTCTATAACAGACATGGAGGCAGAAAATGTCATGGCAAATGTGGCTGTGGCACTTGACACCTGCATGAAAGCTCTCAAACAGAGTGAGCCAGGCATGAAAACAAACAAGTATATAGCACATAATTACCACTTATCATTGAAATATCGTCTTCGCCAGTGGTAACAGGCAAAGTGAAAGATGGTCATTCTCATTCAGCTGTTTTACCTTAAGGATGACTGTTCTTAATGGGATAATTAAATGCTGGATTATATGTAAGGAAATTcaataaacacaaactcaattAGTCCACTCACTAACATCAAAGAGAAGTATAAAATTCACCTGAGGTGGGATTCCCAGCTCCAGAAAAACAGGACCCAAAATGAACCCTCCACCAAGACCAAGCAATCCACCAACTATACCAGCTATGATGCCACAGGCACTATAAAGAACAAGTTGGTGCACTTTCCAATCTGTGTTCGATTCGCCCTTGGATGCAATCACTCTACGTCCCGTATACAGGTTAACTGCCTCATATATAGTTACTCCGAAAGCAACAGGGAGCTAAGAATTCATTTGAggaaaaacaaggaaaaacatCATGGTTTTGAACCAAAATTCATTAATTCAATCTCAAATGAGGGTCGTGTTTGAAGCGTGAAATATGGAAAGTGAAGatttatgttttcttctgATAAGGGACATGAAGGGTACCTGCAAGAGGTTTAATGCCCAATATGTAGCTGAACAAGTTGTGGTATAATTCTGTGACAACAAACAAGTTTCCCATCAGTCTGACTCAATGTATAAAAGCAAAAAGGGGAAGTACCAAATCATAAGCCTATAAAGAAAATCATCCAAATAGTAGATAAATACCTTAGAAATCTGCAATACAAGTATTATGACCCAGACAGCAACAAGAACTAGAAGTTCCTTCCAGTAAAGATTCTCAATGATAGGAACCTGAGAAGGTCACAGAAGTCAGCCTCTAAAATGCTTCATGGAAAATATGAACTGCAAAGATTAGCACCTCTGTTCTTTTAGGTTCCCTGATTTCTGTTGGAGTGCCAATGCTTGGGCCACCAGGTAGAGGTTTGTATTCAACTTCTTCCCTAGGATCCCCtgaatgaaaaaatatctatatattagACTGGTTCAAAAGTTGAAGAACCATTGCTAGCAAAAAGAGATTGAGAGATCAACTCACCA
It encodes:
- the LOC18781804 gene encoding uncharacterized protein LOC18781804 — its product is MAARSGSNWWSLRLLGMVYLVLALVFVSAQEILEQQPSSQTLGEEVESNDLIRASKFLSHPGGVVYKHVWPEMRFGWKIAVGTIIGFLGAAFGSVGGVGGGGFFVPMLTLIIGFDQKSSTAISKCMITSGAAATVFYNLRLRHPTLELPLIDYDLALLFQPMLVLGISIGVSLNVVLSEWMITILLIIVLLGTSTRSFFRGVETWKKETITKKNLLDASKSLQSKGAGSEDITIPGEVGNDTTETKETKRKKVSILHNVGWRQLGVIVIVWIIILALQIAKNYAAKCSVVYWILNLLQIPVTVGITSYEAVKLYKGSRIIESKGEGGANWRVHKLVSYCAFGIVAGLLGGLLGLGGGFIMGPVFLEMGIPPQVSSATATFIMTFSSSMSVVEYYLLKRFPIPYALYFAAVAIVSAIMGQYLVGKVIKALGRASLIIFILALTIFVSALTLGGVGIANMVKKIEHKEYLWFESMCPQKS
- the LOC18784352 gene encoding uncharacterized protein LOC18784352; the encoded protein is MATEAVGAEWSGLRWTAILLVTGFLVLASAQGTSLEQDDASSRYINGTQKFQSDTDLFTRVFNFLWQQDPGLWSYEHVWPEMKLGWKIVVGTVIGFFGAAFGTVGGVGGGGIFVPMLTLIIGFDQKSSTAISKCMITGAAFSSVIYNLRLRHPTLDLPLIDYDLALLFQPMLVLGISIGVAFNVIFADWMITVLLIITFIGTSTRAFYKGIETWKKETIIKEEAARRQMQSNGDPREEVEYKPLPGGPSIGTPTEIREPKRTEVPIIENLYWKELLVLVAVWVIILVLQISKNYTTTCSATYWALNLLQLPVAFGVTIYEAVNLYTGRRVIASKGESNTDWKVHQLVLYSACGIIAGIVGGLLGLGGGFILGPVFLELGIPPQVSSATATFAMTFSASMSVIEYYLLRRFPVPYALYLAAVATLSAIVGQHVVRKVVMILGRASIIIFILAFTIFVSAISLGGVGIADMVEKIEHKEYMGFENICTYDA